The Pecten maximus unplaced genomic scaffold, xPecMax1.1, whole genome shotgun sequence sequence ttcGGGGCGATAGCAACAAACGTATTCTGTTGAAATGTCTTAGATTGCCTGTGGTACTCCAAGAACAAGGAAAAGTTTAACGACATGCATAcacataaaataatttaatgatCAAAAGCAATATAGTTCGTGATCTGTTTATAATGGAAATACATATGGATTTCAATATCAAATGATATAGTTTTGTtcatataattatcatttactGACACTCAATAATCGTAATCATAATTATGCATTCTATAAACATATCCAATCATATGAACAAATCAATACACAACAGCATGAGGGTACACAGGTATCACACAACATTCAGCGTTactccaatctaattaaaatctagatggtcattctcaacACTACCTTACATaacatgtaacgtagtgagaatgaccatctagattttaattagattggcgTTACTCCCAAGTCATTTCTCTTATAGCAAAACGATTAATGAGTAAGTAATGACTGAGCGATTAGGATTCATTATGACTAATTAATGAAGAGTCTTAATGACTACATGCAATTAATGAGAACTCTGAATGACTAATTAATGAGTATTCAGTATGACTAATTAATGAAGTTTTAATTACTAATTAATGAAGAGTCTTAATGACTACATGTAATCAATGAGGACTCTGAATGACTAATTAATGAGTATTCAGTATGACTAATTAATGAAGTCTGAATGACTAATTAATGTAGAGTCTTAATGACTTATCAATGAGTATTCAGTAAGACTAATTAATGAAGTCTTAATGACTAATTAATGTAGAGTCTTAATGACTTATCAATGAGGACTCATTATGACTAATCAATGAAGGCTCATTATGACTTATTAATGTGGACTCCTAATTAATGAGGGTTTTTAATGATTAAGTAATGAAGAGTCTTAATGACTAATTAATGAGTATTCTTGATGACTAATTAATGAGTATTCTTGATGACTAATTAATGAGTGTTCTTGTTGACTAATTAATGAGAACTCTAAATGACAAATTAATGAGGATTCTTAATGACTGACTAATGCCGGTTTTTAATGACTAAGTAATGGGTGTTTTTATGATTAAGTAATGAATACTCTAAATGATTAATTAATGAGTTTTAACAATGACCAGATAAGGGGTCATTCAAATGATTAATTATGAGTACAATTAATGACTAAGTAATGGGTGTTTTTATGACTAAGTAATGAATACTCTAAATGATTAATTAATGAGTTTTAACAATGACCAGATAAGGGGTCATTCAAATGATTAATTATGAGTACAATTAATGACTAAGTATTGAATATTCTGTTTTTCcaagaatttcattttttaaattacataGAATTGAAGTACCGTAAGATCCTAAAGTCGAACCTCGTTCTCTCAAAATCAGGGGTGTCGTGAAAAAACTCGAGGCAATCGAATAAATCTTAAAGATAAATTACCATTGGAACTGCATTTTTACACGGTCTTCATGATTTCAGAGTTCGACATTATAAAGCTTAACTGTATGatatgttttgattattttttaagataaaatacAATCGAAAACaaggtgtgtgtatagagaaaataataaatttgaAGAGTCTAGCTTACAAACTTACGACTATAAGGGTAACATGTTTTGCTTGATAAAAAATCAACAGGAATTAGAATACATTAAATGAATGTGAATCAGAAATAATGTTGAACCTTCACCGGTGTCCGCCTACCTGTGTTACATATAACATGTGTTTTAGGATACCTGTTTCCCGTCGTAACTAAAAATAATTGCTCACGACCCTAGATATAAAAGTTATCTGTCGATGATGGTTACTTTCTTATACTCCTGTAGGAGGCCTTCATAAATAGGTTATGATAAAGTTATAAAAAAACGAGTGACATCGTTAGAGACAACTACACATTTTTTGTAGAGCGTTTTTAACCTACTTGAACGCAGGTCCCTATTAAAATTGATAAGTTCAATGTGCGAGACCACTTGATAAACCCCTTGTGTCGTGAAAACATTCTCCTTGCTCCTTCTAAAGGAGATTCTCAGAAGCTCCAGCGTTGTTTTTCCTTTTCATGTCAGCAACAACGCTAGTATACCAAGCTTCCTTAGGGTCGTCACTGGCCTCCAGAGCCCCAGAACTGAGTGTATTATACCTATTAATGTATATGTCGACTGGTTCCGTTTCCTGTCGGGTTACACTTGCGCCTGCCTCGTTCGCGTCTCCAGGTACCGTTATGGTATTATCAGATGCTCGGAAGGCCATACTCTGATCCGACATAGGCATCTCTGGTGACATAAAAAGACGATTTTCAAAAGAATGAGTTTGTGTTGGTGTACGTGTTCTTGAAGACCGGAACGGTGTCTGGAACTGGAGCATGCGTAGTCTGCCCAGAAATGTCCTCAACTGTTCCAGATTAAGTTGCAGTACAGCGTTCCAATCAAGACCAATGTTCGTCGCCCTAACAGGGGTCGGTGTTGTGGTTGCCGGTCTAACGTTAACAAACGAGCGGTCTCCCCAAGGTTGTCGACTTTCTGCCATGACATCTAATCCCTGTATAATTGGGTTATGTCGTGATCCTATTCTATGTTGGGAACGAGGTATACCTGGTCTCCTCCAAATAGGCCTCGTTGGTCTCCTGAACGGGTCACGTGGTTCGGGTCTTTTCATTGCTGGTGAAGGCCGTCTGTTTGAGACAGGTCGTACAACTGGTGACGGGCGTCTATCTATTGACGGGAATCTATCTTGCTGAGGACGTGTATTGGGTAGAGGTCGCCCCCATCGGTCTCTTAATCCCGCCCGATTTACATCCGGGCGCTGCTGTTGAGGACGTGCTGTGGTTGTACTCGGCGTTGTGGTAGTAGTAGTGACTGGTATGGTTCTAGGTCTGACAGGAGGTCTTGGACGCATCGTTGTAACTGGAAGTGGTTTTGGTCTCGTCGCGACGTCCCCAACGGAGGTTTCGGATCCTATACTAATATCTGCACAGTTACGAAATTCCTCCTGTACTCCACAACCTATGCACCCACGGCCTTCTTTGTTTACACCCCAGCTGTTTCctggaataaataaatacattttatgaaaatccATCCTTCTTATCCCTTATAAACAATACTTTTACGCTGTAACGCGAATAATAAAGGCCAGAAATGTGTCTGAGGATTCGgtttcaaataataaaaatcgTGAAATTACTTTAAGAATGGCCATATAGCATTAATAATGCAGAGTTTATTAACTAAAATAAAGAAGGGACGTTTTGGGACAAAGCTATTTGGCCGGTTTTGGCAAATATCCGGATTGGGCAGAGTCCGGTTTGGACAGAGAGCACTGTATATAATCAAAACAAGTCGTATATTACCAGGCAATATACCCAATGCCATAAAATAAGGCTCAATCTATTTATTGTTGAAAATTATTATACTTTTGACGTAATGCTTAGCTTGAATGTAATGCAAACATTATTCAACCATAGgatatttctttgtttatatgACGTTTAATGATCCGGTCAAACCCTAACCATAAATAGTCCCTACCTGTTCGGTACCGCCACTGTAACACACATTGTGAGCAGGATATTCCGCGAGGAAGGAACAGAGTAAGTTCATGCATGCCACCAGACTCTGGGTAATATCTGGTAGGCTCGCCTTGGTCGACGTCCGCTTCTGCGACAGGAAGTAGATATTTGTTCAAACATTCCTGGGTAACCGGAGCCGTGACATTATTGTGGGGACAGATCCGGAACTCATAATATCCCTTGTGATAAGCTGTCAAGTCAATGGTTACACGGATTCTGGACGTCCCAATCGGATACGATCGTACGATGATACCATTAGCGAACGCCCCACCAGCCTCGTTTTCACGAACATCCGCCTCATAGGGGTCGccacatacaccacacaatcCGCCAAGTCGTTGAATTGCctggaaaaaaatacatacaacattaaaatattcataaacTTATAATTCTGAACCTTATTGTTAAGTTTTTGTGAGGAATTTAATTTGAATCTGAATTTGTTTTGAGAGTTTTATCAAAGACACAAGATATTCCCACTTTTCAGTGCAAATTTAAAGTAACGAATGTAGCGGAGCCATGAAGGAGAGTTTCAGTTTCGCGGCCAAATAAAACCTTTTAGGCTGATTGTTATACTTACATCACGTCCCCCGCAGTACAATTGAGTGTCCTCATAATTTGGTGGCGTATTGAAACCTTTTCTCCACATTGATGACCTTTGAACCGGATCCATCATTCGACCATGTTGGAGAGATTGTCCAATCAAATTCACCAACACAAACACACTTATTAATAGTGTTGTAGCCATTTTTTCTCTTTTCaattttcacgatttttttCGTTTCCTACAAAAGAAAGATATAGAATTGGAGATCACAAATTGAACATGTGGATGTTCGGATAGAGAAGCATGTCCTGTGGCGCATACAAGAAGAACAATGTTTCATTACCCTAGTTCTAATTTTGAGATTGTTAAATAGCTTTGCTTTGAACTAGATTAACAGGACGGCTGCAGTTGATGAAGATGAAGAGACGTTTACTATCtcggaacacctggtcgtatTCGCATTGTCCTTCTTCAAGGAGTAgcatgcaaatatatatatttgtattgtaccCTGTGTTTTATGGGTTTTGAACTGAAATTATGACTTTGTTATTATGATGTTATCCTTTGATTAATACCGGGTATGTCAAGTGTGTCGCACAATATCTTCAAAGCATGATTTAAATTGTCTGTTTGAAGGGTTTAGGTTTCTTGCAACAGCGAGAGTTATgggaggacgggtgtcaaagagacacctaaagaagaaaaacaaatcacagaaagagaaaaagacaaaacattgaaaaaaagaaagagaatatataatgtaatataaagtgTGGCAATGGGGGCAAAGgatctattttggtctcttCAATGTTTCCTACAAAGAAGACACGAAAGAAAATTCCCAATTCTTCAGGCGGCCAGCTTCAAGTCGCATTCTACGAAAAAAACATGCGATGGAATACAGTGGGTCTTATTCTGGCGCTCTCTGATGGCCCATGATCCGAAGACAAAGGAGAAACCACCCACGTCTCTTAAAGTATGTCATACCAGCTAGCTATACTATAAATAACCTGAAAAGgcatttcaatttcatttttcatttccaTTGATGGCGGAAATATCATCTAAATTTGACAAAGGTTTTGTTCAGCCACCACTGACATGGATGAGGTGGGATGTTTCTTGTTCGAGTGTGATAGCAGAAAACTTAATTAAACATCAAAAGTGATTGACTGACAGATGTCATGTGGTGATGTCAGTTTCAACTTCATCTGGTTTAATTTCCTTTCTTTATATAggaattgaaattaaataaatccAATTAAAGATTTGGTTTCATATTGTTTATTGCATTTGAATGAATTCTGAACGAGATCATCTTATGCAAATGTGGCTATTTGATATTGTCGTTTCATTGAGAACGTCCATGTTTTTAtgcattaaacaaaataaactatgtAGTTGTACGTTTCTGCTTTGGTTTCGTATTGTAATTGAAATCCTCAGTTTTGTTTCAAATTGTGTTTCTTTTTTGCATGATTTGAACAGGGGGCACATGCGTCTTCagttttatttatgttgtaaGAATTATTTAAAGGTGTCGGTTTGGTGATTTCTCTTCTTTTCATGAAATAACCTCAAAATTTAAGTGTTGTTTCATATCTTATTATTTGTCTCGTTTTACtgaatttcaaataaaaacacaaaaaacccACTTATTTACATTACAATCTCGACTTCAAATATTCAAAGTTCATCGATCTTAATTCATAAGTTTCATAATTAATCATTACTTAATAGCGTGAATTAAATAACGTCACATATTTGACGTCGTTAATCTTCTGTTCTTTAGCTCTAGATTAAATACCATTTGTATTCATGTATGCATGAACTAAAGGTCACGCTGAATAGACAATATACAGTCGGTATAAGATGTTTAATTTCTCTGAATGAACCTTCATTTTCCTGTCATTACTAAATTGATCAAAGATTTGTACACggattgtataaaaaaaaaccagacaCACAAGATATCAGTACCTCTCAAAGAAACTGAGAGTTAGATAAAGGGAGCATTAATGAAATAAACTGCATCATTCAGCTGTTTGAGGCGATTGAACTCGACACAGATCAAACAATATGTCTTTTATCTAGATGCGGAGGTGCTAACATCTCcataatttcaataaattattattttgagATACTGTATTTCAACATATTCAAATGAATATGCTGagaaaatattaacatattcAATTGTTTTCCCTCTTTCTACgatttaatgataattttaaatGTAGAAACCTATATGAGAAGTTAGGTAAtgatatgtttaaatataaaaggTTTTGTGTTAAACCGAAATGTAACAATCTTTATTTCAATGTTAGATTTGATCCAACTTAAGAATAATACttctattatataaatatatgttcttGTCCTGAAATAGTTTGAGAGGCTTATGAATTACAATATACAATCACACTGTTTTGTAGTAAATTAACATCTATTAAACGATGCCAAAACAACGCTAACGAGTATATCTTAATTGACAATAAACAACTTGCCTGTTATTATagataacaaaaatatacttATGATCCACAAGgtaatatcaattaatttaattaagatTGAAAAAGAATGGTAAACAATACATACTAAACTACATCATACAATAGTTTCGTCCTTTCGAAGACAAAGCAATTGTCAAAACGTATGGACATCAGTTTTTTACAGATCATGGAGATTTATGAATTCAAAACAACATCACACAATAGATCCGCCCTTTCTTAGACAAAGTAAGAGGCAAAAAATGTGGAAATCCAACACTATATTTTGAATAGATACAGATCAAAGAGATTTATGAATACAAAACTACATTACACAACAGTTCCATTCAACTAAAACTCAGCAAGAGGCAAAAAATGTGTGAACATCCATTTTTTTGAAATAGATACAGGTCATGGAGATTTCTGAATTCAAAAAACATCACACGATAGATTCGTCCTTTCTTAGACAAAGCAAGAGGCAAAAAATGTGAACatccatttttttaaaataaatgcaGGTCATGGtgatttataaaaacaaaactaaatcaCACAACAGTTCCGTCCTTTCAAGGCTCGGCAACAAGCAACAAAATCTAAATATTCCGAATGGAATGCAGGAAAATCAAAACTAACctaaaatattaatatctagTCTATCACTTACCAGTTAGTACAATTCCTTTCACTGTGGTTTAGTCCTTTCTCATTAGGCCTGTACAGTCGTTTGGT is a genomic window containing:
- the LOC117321453 gene encoding uncharacterized protein LOC117321453 — encoded protein: MATTLLISVFVLVNLIGQSLQHGRMMDPVQRSSMWRKGFNTPPNYEDTQLYCGGRDAIQRLGGLCGVCGDPYEADVRENEAGGAFANGIIVRSYPIGTSRIRVTIDLTAYHKGYYEFRICPHNNVTAPVTQECLNKYLLPVAEADVDQGEPTRYYPESGGMHELTLFLPRGISCSQCVLQWRYRTGNSWGVNKEGRGCIGCGVQEEFRNCADISIGSETSVGDVATRPKPLPVTTMRPRPPVRPRTIPVTTTTTTPSTTTARPQQQRPDVNRAGLRDRWGRPLPNTRPQQDRFPSIDRRPSPVVRPVSNRRPSPAMKRPEPRDPFRRPTRPIWRRPGIPRSQHRIGSRHNPIIQGLDVMAESRQPWGDRSFVNVRPATTTPTPVRATNIGLDWNAVLQLNLEQLRTFLGRLRMLQFQTPFRSSRTRTPTQTHSFENRLFMSPEMPMSDQSMAFRASDNTITVPGDANEAGASVTRQETEPVDIYINRYNTLSSGALEASDDPKEAWYTSVVADMKRKNNAGASENLL